The stretch of DNA CGGCGTCGGCTCGGACTGGCCGTGCAACAGCTGCGCGGCCGGCGCGCCGGCCGGCGCCGAGACGATGTCCAGCCGCGCCACCGAGGCGATGCTGGGCAGCGCCTCGCCGCGAAAACCCAGCGTCCGGATGCGCATCAGCTCGCCGCTGCTGGCCAGCTTGCTGGTGGCGTGGCGGCGCAGCGCCAGCGGCAGCTCGTCGGCCGGGATGCCGCTGCCGTCGTCGCGCACGCGAATCAGGGCGATGCCGCCCTGCTCCAGCGTGACCTCGATGCGCCGGGCGCCGGCGTCGAGCGCGTTCTCGAGCAGTTCCTTGACGATCGAGGCCGGCCGCTCGACCACCTCGCCGGCGGCGATCTGGTTGGCGAGCTGTGCCGGCAGTTCGCGGATCGGCCGGCGCGGCGCCTCAGCCGCCGTCATCCGCGCGGCGCAGGGCCGGCGTGCGGCCGGTTTCCGCATCGGCCAGCGCCTGGCGCAGGCGTGGCTCGGTTTGCAGGTAATCGCGGATACCAGCCGCCAGTGCCCCGGCCAAGCGGCGGCGGAACTGCGAATCGGCCAGCTTGCGCGCCTCGTCGGGCGTGGAAATGAATGCGGTTTCGACCAGCACCGAGGGCACCTGCGGCGATTTGAGGACCATGAAGCCGGCCTGTTGCACGTCCGAGCGGTGCAGCTTGTTCACATCCGCCAGGCGATCCAGCAGGCGGTCGGCCAGGCGAAGGCTACTCTCGGTGGTCGCGTTCTGCGACAGGTCCAGCAGCACCGAGCGCAGCACCCGGTCCTGCCCCACGCTGGCCAGGCCGGGGTCCAGACCGGCCGCGTTCTCGCGCGCCGCCAGCAGGCGCGCCGCCTCGCTGGTGGCGCCATGCTCGGACAGCGCGTAGACGCTCGACCCGCGCGCCGTGCCCTTGGCCACGGCGTCGGCGTGTATCGACACGAACAGGTCGGCCTTGTGCTTGTGCGCCACTGCGGTGCGCTGGCGCAGCTCCAGGAAGCGGTCGTCGCTGCGCGTGAGCACGGCGCGCATGCCCGGCTTGGCGTTGATCTGCGCCGCCAGTTCGCGGGCAATGGCCAGCGTGACGGTCTTCTCGTACAGGCGCCCGGGGCCGACCGCCCCCACGTCGTGGCCGCCGTGGCCGGCATCGATCACCACCGTCACGGCGCCGGCCGACTTGGCGCGCAGCACCGGCGCAGCGGCGGCGCTGGGTACAGCCGCCGCCGTGGCAACCGCTGGCTCGGGCCGTGGAGCAATCGGCGCAGCGGGCTGTTTGCTGACCTGCGGGATGGGCTTGGCAAGCGCGACCGCATTGGCTGGCTTGGCAACAACCGGTGCCGAGGCCGGCCGGGACGTCTGTGCCGGCGCGCGTGCCACCACCGGCGCCGGCGCCGCCTTGCCGCCCAGCACGTCGATCTGCACCCGCGGCCCCTGGCCGCCGCCGGCCGGCAGCGTGGCGTGGCGCCACTGCACCGGCGCCGCCAGGTCGAACACCACCCGCAAGCCGCCGCCGGCCTGCGGGCCGCTGCGCACGGCGCGCAGCGTACCGCCGGGCGGCGCGGCCAGTGCGCCGCGCAGCGTGGTGGCCGGCAGGTCGACCACCAGCCGCTCCGGCGCCTTCAGGCTGAACACGCGCACCGCGGTGGGCGCGCTCAGATTCAGCGTCAGCCGCGTGCCGCCGGCCACCGGCGCGTACTGCACGCCGCGCAGCTCGCCCGCGAAACCGGCCAGCGGCGACAGCGCCAGCAGACAGATCAGGAGTTTTTTCATGCCAGGGATTCCAGGGTTCGCTCGCCGGCGGGGCTGTGCGCGCGGGCCTGCACCCGGCGGCCACTGCCGGCCATGTCGATGTCCAGTTCCAGGTCGGCCTGCGGCAGCCAGCCGGCGCCGCGCTCGGGCCATTCCACGAAGCAGACATGCCGCCCGTCGAACAGCTCGCGGGCGCCGATGTCTTCCAGTTCCTCGGCACTGCCGAGGCGGTACAAGTCGAGATGGCAGACCTCGCCGCGCGCCACGGCGTAGGTTTCCAAAATCGTGTAGGTCGGGCTGCGCACCGGGCCGGCGTGGCCGAGCGCCCGCAGCACGCCGCGCACCAGCGTGGTCTTGCCGGCACCCAACGGGCCGCGCAGGTAGACGCACAGGGATCCGGGCAGCGCCCGCGCCAGGCGCGCGCCCAAATCCAGCTGCGCCGCCTCGTCCTCAAGCACCCAGGTGCGCTCCATCGTCCATTCCATTGAGCAAGGGCGGCAAAGCGGCCGACACGTCACAGGCCAGCAGGCCGCGCTCGCCGCGGCGCGCCGCCAGCGCATCGGCGGCCGCCGCGTGCAGGCAGGCGCCCAGCGCCGCCGCCGCCAGTGCCGGCAGGCCCTGCGCCCACAGCCCGGCGATCAGGCCGGTCAGCACATCACCCATGCCGCCGCTGGCCATGCCCGGATTGCCATACGGCACCACGCCGACCGGTGCCTGGCCGTCGCACACCAGCGTGCCGGCGCCCTTGAGCAGCACCACGCCGCCGAAGCGGGCCTGCAGCGCGCGCACGGCGCCGTAGCGATCGGCCTCCACCTGCGCGGTGGTGATGCCCAGCAGGCGCGCCGCCTCGCCGGGATGCGGCGTCAGAATCCAGTCCGCGCGCCGCTCGGGCGCCGCGGCCAGCAGGTTCAGTGCGTCGGCATCCACCACCAGCGGCAGGCCGCGGCCGAGCGCCGCCCCAAACAGCGCGCGGCCGAAATCGCCCTGCCCCAGGCCCGGACCGAGCGCCAGCACGCTGGCGCGGGCCAGCAGCGGCGCCAGATCGGCGGCGCCATCCACACCGCGCGCCATCAACTCCGGCCGCCCGGCAAGCAGCGCCGGCACATGCGCCGGGCGCGTAGCGACGCTGGTCAGGCCGGCCCCGGCGCGGGCCGCCGCCTCGCCGGCCAGGCGCACCGCACCGCCGTAGCCGTGATCGCCGCCGATCACCAGCACGTGACCGAAATCGCCCTTGTGCGCGCCGCGGCGGCGCGGCGGCAACCAGGCCGCGCGCAGGCGCGGCAGGTCCAGCAACACCGCCGGCGCCGCGCCGGCCTGCGCCAGCGCCTGCTGCGGCACGCCCAGATCATCGAAAACCAGCTGCCCGCAACAGTCGCGCGCCTGGCCGGTGTACAGACCCTGCTTGCGGGCCACGAAGCTGACCGTGGCATCGGCCCGCACCAGCGCGCCCGGCGCCTGGCCGGTATCGGCGTTCAGCCCGCTTGGCACATCCAGGGCCAGCACCGGCCGGCCGCTGGCATCGATGGCGGCAATGGCGTCGGCCACCGGTCCGGCGGGCGGTCGGTCCAGACCCGTGCCCAGCAGTGCATCGACCACCACATCGGCCTGCGCCAGCGTGGCAACTGAAATACTTTCTTCGGCGCCGCCGCAGGCGATGAACCACTGCCGGGCCGTGTCCGCCTCGCTGCCGGGACGCGGCGGGCCGGCCACCGCGGCCAGGCGCACCGGCCACCCGGCCAGATGCGCCAGACGCGCCAGCACGTAGCCGTCACCGCCGTTGTTGCCGGCTCCGCACAGCACGGCCAGGCGCTGCGCCTGCGGCCAGCGGCCACGCAGAAACGCGAACGCAGCCGCACCGGCGCGCTCCATCAGCACGCTGCCACTGCACGCGGCTAGCTGCGCCGCGGCTCGATCGATCTGCCGCGACTGCGCAACCGAATAGAGTTTTTCCAGCGAAGACAACACGTTAAGAACGTCGTTTGATGCCCGGCCTGAAGAAGTCGACGCAAGCATACGCTTTTTTCGCCGTCGTCAACCTGCAAAACCACGCGGGGCTTGGCTTTTGGCCACTTCCGGTGGCGACGGACGCCGGCCACGCCACCGCGGGCGGAGCGCTGCTTCATAATCGCCAGCCGATTCGTCTGGCCCCGGGCCCGACCGGCGAGCCGCGGACCGGCCGACACCGCCCACGCGCGGGCGGTGGCCACCCAGCAGCCCCGGCCGGCAGCGTCCCGGCCCGCGCCCACCGCCGGAAACCCGCATGCCCACGCTGAACTGGATCGGCAAGGAAGCCGTCGTCAAACACCACAAGGACGTGCCGCTGCGCCTGCTGGAGCCGGTGCCGGGGCTGTCCTGCGGTGCGGCGGATGCCGGCACCGAAGGCGGGACGCCGAACAACCTGATCGTGCAGGGCGACAACCTGCACGCGCTGAAAGCCTTGCTGCCCCGCTACGCCGGGCAGGTGAAGTGCATCTACATCGACCCG from Immundisolibacter sp. encodes:
- a CDS encoding N-acetylmuramoyl-L-alanine amidase, with the protein product MKKLLICLLALSPLAGFAGELRGVQYAPVAGGTRLTLNLSAPTAVRVFSLKAPERLVVDLPATTLRGALAAPPGGTLRAVRSGPQAGGGLRVVFDLAAPVQWRHATLPAGGGQGPRVQIDVLGGKAAPAPVVARAPAQTSRPASAPVVAKPANAVALAKPIPQVSKQPAAPIAPRPEPAVATAAAVPSAAAAPVLRAKSAGAVTVVIDAGHGGHDVGAVGPGRLYEKTVTLAIARELAAQINAKPGMRAVLTRSDDRFLELRQRTAVAHKHKADLFVSIHADAVAKGTARGSSVYALSEHGATSEAARLLAARENAAGLDPGLASVGQDRVLRSVLLDLSQNATTESSLRLADRLLDRLADVNKLHRSDVQQAGFMVLKSPQVPSVLVETAFISTPDEARKLADSQFRRRLAGALAAGIRDYLQTEPRLRQALADAETGRTPALRRADDGG
- the tsaE gene encoding tRNA (adenosine(37)-N6)-threonylcarbamoyltransferase complex ATPase subunit type 1 TsaE, which translates into the protein MERTWVLEDEAAQLDLGARLARALPGSLCVYLRGPLGAGKTTLVRGVLRALGHAGPVRSPTYTILETYAVARGEVCHLDLYRLGSAEELEDIGARELFDGRHVCFVEWPERGAGWLPQADLELDIDMAGSGRRVQARAHSPAGERTLESLA
- a CDS encoding NAD(P)H-hydrate dehydratase, translated to MLSSLEKLYSVAQSRQIDRAAAQLAACSGSVLMERAGAAAFAFLRGRWPQAQRLAVLCGAGNNGGDGYVLARLAHLAGWPVRLAAVAGPPRPGSEADTARQWFIACGGAEESISVATLAQADVVVDALLGTGLDRPPAGPVADAIAAIDASGRPVLALDVPSGLNADTGQAPGALVRADATVSFVARKQGLYTGQARDCCGQLVFDDLGVPQQALAQAGAAPAVLLDLPRLRAAWLPPRRRGAHKGDFGHVLVIGGDHGYGGAVRLAGEAAARAGAGLTSVATRPAHVPALLAGRPELMARGVDGAADLAPLLARASVLALGPGLGQGDFGRALFGAALGRGLPLVVDADALNLLAAAPERRADWILTPHPGEAARLLGITTAQVEADRYGAVRALQARFGGVVLLKGAGTLVCDGQAPVGVVPYGNPGMASGGMGDVLTGLIAGLWAQGLPALAAAALGACLHAAAADALAARRGERGLLACDVSAALPPLLNGMDDGAHLGA